The following DNA comes from Cottoperca gobio unplaced genomic scaffold, fCotGob3.1 fCotGob3_121arrow_ctg1, whole genome shotgun sequence.
tattgttttatttatactcTTTATATCTATTGatgtctatattatatatatatatatatgaataacaaatcatcaatatatcatataatagtgtatatatatttatgtgttataaatagtgtattgtatatatatatgtgtatattatatatgtggtataatatgttatatatgatctaatatatatatgtgtgtatatattcggtgtatatatatatatatatatataattatatgatattctatatataatatatataatataaatgtatatgatgttattattaattatagaTGATATCTATAATAGTATAtgctattataatatatctatgtgtatgtatatatgatataggatatgatataatatatatatattatactttgaGATACTATTATATATCTTCATATATCTCtcatatctatatctctattctTCTCTATTCTTATCTCTAATTCTCTACTACTATCTCATCTATACCTTACTCCAACCCCCTGActgactgttttcttttttcagctaTGAGAGGGGCTCTTTGGTTTCAGCACCGAGTCGCCGGGCAGTTCTTCCTCCTGCAGTTTCAGCTGCTCGTCTGTAAGTGTGTGAAACTTTGCTTTGTTCCTGCTGTCAACTGATTTTTCACAAGACAGCAGTGAAACTATGGTTCTCAGGTTCCTGTTTGTTGTCCTTACGTTGTCTTTACGTCGTTGTCTTTACGTtgtctttactttgtctttACGTTGTCCTAGAGTTGTATTTCAgtcctctgtctttcttctcacAGTTCTCCTAGTATCCTCGAGGGACAGACGGACTTTGACGAGGATCAAGTCAACTCTCTGGAACATTGTGTGTAAGTAAAGATAATTTTCTGTTGTAAAAGAGTCTGTCTCTGATCCTTTTTGAGTCGAAGCTTCATCTGTGCGACAGGATCGAGTGCGAGAGTGTTTCAGGAGAAACGGGGCAGCAGAGAGAGCACAGCTCTGACGAGGACCGTGCCCCCCCACTTCATATACGGTAACCACTTCACCTTTGTTGTACGGTGCactctttaaatatgtttaaagagACTCTCGTACATTACAATGTAGGAATGTGTGGAGGGAAACTGAATATTTCTGTTATTTGAAATTCACTGAATAACggtgtttcctgtttcctgtttgataGATTTCTGTTGCACAGTAAAAGTTTTATTTCTTCAGATTTAAAGGTATTTATTGAATTTGGACTGAAACGTGTCTGATCCTGCAGTTTGGGATCCGCTCTGGACAAAAGGCCACAGCTGGACAACCTGCCCGTCATCGCAGCTGGCGAGATGGTCCACGACCTTCCCGCGGATCTCGGCCCCCCTGCGGAGAAGACTGCGGTTCCTACCGAGCCGCACGCGGtgatgagagaagaagacattgTCGGCTCCCGCGCCGCCATCGTCTACGAGGAGAGTCTACGTCAGCTGACCGCGCTGCTCCACCTGCCTGTGACACGCTGTCGACACAGGATGTCCTCCGGGCTGCTGTGCCTCGGCCTCCCCCCCTTTCAGAGCAGGGTTCACCAGCGGCGTACGGCCTTTGTGGTAGAATGGGTAACGTACcaattattatgattaatagagaatcagaaatcctttattagtcccacagcgggggaaatgtaccttgttaacTTAAAGTGTCTTCCTGTTCAGGTGTGCCCTCACGGTCATGTGGTGTGGAGCTGGACCTCGCAGCCGAGCCTGAATTTTGGGATGTTGGCCGGTGACTTCCTGCTGGGGACGAACATCCTGCTGAGCGGCAGCGACTACGCTAAAGTCGCCCTGCTGCTCCGCTTCATGAACATGGGAGTCCTGAGTCCGGGCAGCTTCTCCAGGATCCAGGACCGCTACTGCGTGGACGCGGTGCGGGACTTCTGGGTGGAGAGGAGCGCGGAGGCCGTTCAGCGCCTGCAGGGAAACCACGTGGTTGTTTTAGGTGAGCGTCCACAGCTGCCCCGATGTTTTCACCTTCAGTACAGATCAGATAAACAACTCGTCAATTAATTATTacgcctttt
Coding sequences within:
- the LOC115004506 gene encoding uncharacterized protein LOC115004506 encodes the protein MAEFSPKRPAEGGPPPFPPPKNNKRSSAKKASDKERDKSRINVGPAFPRWRALRAAKGLQLDSELAFLLLDAYERGSLVSAPSRRAVLPPAVSAARLSPSILEGQTDFDEDQVNSLEHCVIECESVSGETGQQREHSSDEDRAPPLHIRLGSALDKRPQLDNLPVIAAGEMVHDLPADLGPPAEKTAVPTEPHAVMREEDIVGSRAAIVYEESLRQLTALLHLPVTRCRHRMSSGLLCLGLPPFQSRVHQRRTAFVVEWVCPHGHVVWSWTSQPSLNFGMLAGDFLLGTNILLSGSDYAKVALLLRFMNMGVLSPGSFSRIQDRYCVDAVRDFWVERSAEAVQRLQGNHVVVLGSGSHDSA